The Ignicoccus islandicus DSM 13165 sequence AATTAGCGCCTTAGAGGCACCTCCTCTAAGGGACGCGAACGCAACGAACGTGCCAACTATTAGAGAGCCGAGGAAGCCCAGCGCAAAGGACGTGCTTTGTTGGAGGGCAATTAAGCCGAATATCAATGCCCCCAAGGAAATGAACAAGAAGGCGCCCGAAAGAGTACCTAAGACGTATGGGTCGACTAAGTCGTTCGAAAGCTCCTTTTGAAGTAAGAGCGTTGGTAAAGCCAAGGACAAGGAAATTAGGTTATCCACTATAACTCTTTGAATTCGTATTTCTAAGACTACTCCCGAGAGCTGGAGAGGGTTCGCGAATCCGCTACCGCCTAGGCTCAAGGAAGAAAAGAAGGAGGCTAGCCAGAGCAATACAAGCCAGATGGATCTTTTACAAGCGCGTGGAGAGCCTTTAGTAGTATCCATGGCGCTTGACTTATCCGAGGTCCCGGTCTCTGAACGACGTCCGCGTACGTTCCATAGATTACGCATATTCGCTTTGCCCTTAGGCCCAAGGCTTTAGCATCTTTAACGGCCCCTTGCGGATCAATTCCTTTCCCACTCAATAATATTACTACGTCCGCATTTAATGATAGGAGTTTCTCTTTGGTTATCCTAGGCCACCCTAGTTGTCCTATGAGGTTTACGGCGTTCAGCTTATTGACTAAATCGCTAATGAAAGTTCCATTGCCTACCGCATAGATGCCCCAGGAGAACGGGTAGAAGAGAATTACTACTTTCACTAATGGATATTTCAAGGATTCCTCTGAGGCCTTGGTTACGTTCTCCTCGATCCATTTAACTACTTCCCCTGCCCTATCGAGTTCGCCGATAGCCTTTCCAATTAGGGTTAAATCGCGCTCTATACAGCCTATCGAGTCACACGCGCCTCCCTTTGTAAAGAGGACTGGGAAGCCTAGTTCGTTGAGTTTGCCTATCATCCTTAGGTCAGCGCCTTCATCAGCTATTACGAGGTCCGGTTCCAGTAAAGCTATTTTTTCTATATTGGGCATCCAGAACGTTCCTATGATCGTTACCCTACCACTCCCGGTCGCGTTAACCAATTGAGCTGGCCAATCGACTGGTTGAACGGTTGCTACGAGTTTCGAACAGTTCATTACACATACGCTCTCCGCAATGGCCGGCGTTAGGGCGATGACCTTCTTAGGAGGGTAATTAAATATAGTTACGTTCCTCCCGAGCGCGTCAATTAACGTAATGGGTGAGGAGGACACAATTACAATGGCTAGCGTTGGGATAGCTATCAGAAGGATAAGCGGGATTGTTAATCTCACGATTTCACCGGGGTGGCGAGGGTTGCTGAGAAATATGTAAATGTAATGGGTCCCGGCACGGGGCGGCTGCGGCGCCTCTCGGACGCCACTGCCTAACCCCGCGCGACCGGCTTAACTTCCGGGTTCGATATGGGTCCGGGTGTTGCCCGGTCGCTGTGGCCGGGACCCGTCTTAGCTCCCTACGGGGTCTCTTTATTTTCTTTTCGGTTTGTTCGATCCCAACCAATATTCGTAGAGGCCTCTCTCTATAATCCACTCTTTAAGTGGACCGAATATTACCGCCTTTCCTTTTATCTCTTCGGCGTTCGGACTAGACGTTAAGAATAGAGCTGCTTTTATCGCTATCATCATTGCCTTCATGAACTTCCTTAACTCCTCTTTCCCGGCATAGGCTGCCTTGAGAGCAGGTAGCGCTACTCCAACTACGTCTGCACCTAGCGCTAGCGCCTTCGCTGCTTCCATACCATTTCTAATTCCACCGGACCCTATTATTATCGAGTTTGGAGCCGCAGTCCTAACTTCCATTATGGAAGCGGCAGTGGGAATTCCCCAGTCGCTTAACCAGGAAGCCGCTAAGCCCAACTCTTCCTCGCCCTTCTCGTATGCTCTATACATTTCGACTTTCACCCAGCTGGTTCCGCCACAACCGGAAACGTCGAAGGCTTGGATACCCACTTCATTGAATGCCTTTGCGGTTTCGTAATCTATTCCAGCTCCGGTTTCCTTAATTATTACCGGCGTGTCTAACTCATCGACGATTTCTGCGACTTTGTCTATTATTCCCTTGAAGTCAACATCGCCTTCTGGCTGGAAGGCTTCTTGGGCAGCGTTCAAGTGTATCGCTATTGCATCAGCGTCGATCATTTCTATTGCTTTTTTAATTTCAGTTACGCCGTAACCCTTCAATAACTGAGGCGCGCCTATGTTTGCTATGAGTAAAGCGTTAGGGGCCTTTTCCCTCGCTATTCTATATGTCCAAGAAAGCGAGGGGTCCTCTATAGCAGCCCTCTGGCTGCCTACCCCCATTCCCAGTCCCAATTCCTCAACGACTTCCGCAATGGTCGCGTTTATCTTGGCGCTATGCTCGTTGCCACCAGTCATCCCAGTTACGATAATTGGTGCGTTAAGCGTTTTGCCGAATAGTTCGATTCGCGTGTCCACTTCGTTGAGGTCGAGTTCCGGTGCAGCGCGGTGAATCAATTTAACGTACTTAAACCAAGTATCCCCGGCCTCTACGTCGTTCAGTAAAGTAATCCTCAGGTGATCTAGCTTTCTGGTCCTAGTTTCCATAATTTGCCTACCTTCTCATTGAAACATCGAGGAAGCTATATGAAGGTCGCTATGATTCCGTAACTTAAGGATTTTAGAACTATTTGCGCAACGCGAGATTAAGGGGAACGACCTCGAAGGACTACGAGACTAAAGTAATTGAAGAAAGCGTCAGAGCTATTGAGAAATTACTACCGATAGCGTTGGAGAAGAAGGGAAAAGACGTTATTAAGGTAATGCACGTATGCGGAACCCATGAACATACTGTGACTCACAACGGTCTCAGGAGCCTGGTTCCACCTCAGCTGGAGATAATTGCCGGACCGGGTTGTCCAGTTTGCATAACCCCCGCTTCGGCCGTAGACGAAATGATAAAGCTCTCCCTTGAAGGAGTTCGAGTATACGCTTACGGCGACGTTTACAAGCTACCGGGGACGAAGGGAAGTTTAGCTACTGCTAGGGCGAGAGGCGGAGACGTAAAGGTCGTTTACGGTTTTCTAGACGCAATGAAAGACGCAAGGGAACACGGCAAAGAAGCCGTTTTCTTCGGAGTGGGTTTCGAAACAACTGTTCCAACGGTTGCGTCTCCGGTGTATTTAGGAAAGGTTCCCGAGAACTTAAAGATATTCTCAGTATATAGATTAACTGCTCCGGGGCTCGATAAAGCGTTGGAAGCTCACAAGGACCTAGGCGTACCTCTTGATGGAATAATTGCTCCGGGTCACGTTTCATCGATTATAGGTGCGAACGCGTGGAAGTATCTACCAGAGAAATACGGGTTACCTACAGTTGTAGCGGGTTTCGAAGCGTACGATTACATGGTAGCTCTAGTTTGGTTATTAAAGCAGATAGTGAAGGGCGAAGCTAGACTGGAGAACGAGTATTCGAGGGTAGTAAAACCAGAAGGCAACGTGATCGCATGGAAGAGGGTTAACGAAGTGTTCTATGTAACGGATGCCTATTGGAGAGGGATAGGCGTCCTACCGAATAGCGGCTTAGAATTTAGGGACGCATACTCTAAGTACGATGCTTCAAAGGAGTATGGTCTCGAAGTGAAACCGACTGAACGGGAGCTACCGCCGGGATGCAAGTGCGCTCAAATAAACTTGGGAATAGCTAAACCTACCGATTGTCCTCATTTCAAGAAGACTTGTACGCCTACCAATCCCATTGGTCCGTGTATGGTGAGCGATGAAGGTACGTGCGCTATATGGGCTAAGTTCGGAGGAGGAGAACTCATAAGGACGCTCGCGAAAGAATTGGGGCTCTGAAGAATAGCTAAAATCACCTTTTTTCAGTTTCCGACTTGGAGGAAGAGATGACTTCCATTTCAGATGCTGCGAAGAAGTTCAAGTTACAACGGGTTAGCAAGGACGATGAAGAACTACTACTAATACCGAACTCTCCCTTCTACGTGGTCGTAAAGAAGGGGCCCGTGTTTAGAGTTAGAATTGGCGTTGATTGGGACAAAATGGAAGAAATCGCTCAAGAGATGATAGATGAAGGGGAAGACAAGGAAGACGTATTGGACGTTATGGATGACTTACTAGATGAAGCATTGAAAATAGCCTACGACGTCATTAAATCTCTTGAAAGGGAAGGAAAGGAGGTTAAATCCGAGCTAACTTCATCTATAATGGATATCAAAGATGAAATGATTGACCGCTTAGAGTACTTGGAGGAAGTGTCTTGAAGGTTTACGTGCTTCGAATAGGGCATAGACCTGAGAGGGACAAAAGGATAACGACTCACGTAGCACTGGTAGCGAGAGCCTTTGGAGCTAGCGGTTTCTTGCTCAATCCATGTGACGAAAAGATAATAGAGAAAATAAGGGAGACTGAGTCCAGATGGGGTCGTTTCTTAGAAGAGATAGAATGTGTTAGATCGCCACTAGATTACGTTAGGAAATGGAAAGAGTCGCGCGGAAAGGTAGTTCACCTAACTATGTATGGAATGAAGCTCGACGAAGCAATAGAAGAGATAAAGGATACCAAGAGCGATCTATTGCTAATAGTGGGTGCAGAGAAAGTTCCCAGGGAATACTATGATCTCGCCGATTGGAACGTTTCTGTAGGTAACCAGCCACACTCGGAGGTGGCAGCGTTAGCCGTTTTCTTGGACAGGTTGTTTGATGGTAAGGAGCTCTACAGAGAGCCTGCGAACCCTCAAATTAAGATAGTTCCTTCGAGAAGGGGAAAAAGGGTGGTTAAAGGAAGTGAAGACTCCGAAGGAGCTTCTAGATGAGTTGCTGAAGTTCATTGAAAAATTGGCTGGAAAAGAAGGAGTAATGGTATTCAAGGAGTTAATGAAATACGACGGGGTAACGGAAGAACAAATTGCAGACGACTTAGGCATGAAGGTCAATGACGTCCGAAAGGTATTGTACAAATTCGAAGAGTATGGCTTAGTTAAGAGCTATAAGGAAAAAGAAGACGAAAACAATCAAATATACTACCTTTGGAGAATAGAGAGAGATACGCTTAACCAGTCTCTATTGCTCCTCAAGAAGGAGGTCTTGAAGAAACTCGAAGAGAAGTTAGAGGATGAAGAAAACGAAGTTTACTTCTATTGTCCTAAGGACTTCACTAGATTAAGGTACTCGGAAGCAATGCTCTATGATTTCACTTGTCCTAAGTGTGGGACTCCCCTTGAGATGGACGAAGATAACTTATCGAAGGTAATTCTCAAGAAATACGTAAATAAGCTCAAAGAGGAAATTGAAAATGAAGAAAAGTCTCTTTGATTTGTTCTCGGGGGCCGGTGGATTCGCTCTCGGTTTCGAAAGGAGCGGTTTCGAGAGCGTTATTGGGGTTGATAACGATAGGGCAGCTATAAGGAGCTATGCAGCTAATCACAAGAAGGCCCTTGCATTAAATGAAGACATTTCCAAGCTATCGTCCAGAGTTCTAGAAAGACTTGGAGGCACACCGGACGTGATAATTGGTTCCCCACCGTGCGAACCCTATACTGCAGCTAACCCGAAAAGGGAAATCAATCCCTTAGATAGGCTCTATAAGGATCCAATAGGTAGATTGGTTCTTCATTTTATAAGAATCGTGGGGGACTTGAAACCAAAGGTTTTCGTCATGGAAAACGTGAAAGGTCTCATCGAAGGAGAACTCAAGAGGGCAATAGCTAACGAGTTCAAGAGGGTTGGTTACGAGAAGGTGTATTTCAATGTACTTAGAGCAGAGGATTACTGCGTGCCATCTCATAGGGTTCGGGTTTTCGTCTCAAACGTTCCAATAAAACCTAAGCCAATATGCAAGAGGCCCGTAACTGTAGAAGAGGCCTTGAAAGATCTCCCTCAGCCGAATAGGGAGTGGCCACCGAATCACGAGCCCCCTTCACTTTCCACTAAACAGTTAAAGAGGATAGCAAAAATTAAGTGGGGAGGGGCTCTGATACACTATAGAGGGAGTGGCGGAAGGTTGTACCCTAACATGGTTAGACTTCACCCCAAGAAACTGGCGCCCACAGTATTGGGAAGTAGCAGGTTCATACACCCATATGAGAATAGGATCCTAACTGTTAGAGAGCAAGCTAGATTAATGAGCTATCCAGACAATTTCATCTTCCTAGGGGGAAGGGACTCGCAATACAACCAAGTGGGCGAGTCCGTACCCCCATTACTGGCAGAGGTGATAGCCAATGTCGTCCGAGAACACTTGTAACGCTCAAGCTTGGTTAAAGGCACTTAGCGAAAAAGGTTGGAAGTGCTCACCTAAAGACGAGAACGAGGCTTACGAGGTACAGAGAAACGTAATAGAGGTGGCGAAGAGCGTATGGGGCGAAGTAATAGGTATGAAGATAGGGCTTACTAGCGAAGAGAGTAGAGCTAAGTTTGGAGGAGGCCCAATTTTCGGACCAATATTTGAGAAAGGTGTCTTAGGAAACGGCAGCTCCATTAACCTATCCAAGCTAAGCGACCCAATATTGGAGCCGGAAATATTTTACTGCAATGGGTCTTACTTCATATCCTTCGAAGTCCCTGACAACAGGTATGGGAAGAAGTGGGACGAATTGAATTACCTAGAAATAATAGCTGATATCGCTGGGTCGTATCGAGTTGTGGTAGGTGATGAACTTCAGTCCTTCGAAGGGGAAGTCGTACTAGAGGGTCCGAATTTGCTTCTAAAAGGAAAGATAAATTCAGATAAGCTTAGAAGGAACGAAGAGCTTCTGAAATCTAAAGCTCCAGATGGGTGCCTACTATTAGGTACTATACTACCAATAGTAAAGGTAAGCGAGGGCCACTATTCTCTCGAGTGTTGTGGAAGTAAAGTAGAAATAGATTTCATATAATTGCGGTCACCTCGTTGCGGGTTCTTCACGAATTCAGCTTTGCTACCTTCGTTCATTCCGCGACTTAAACGCTTCGAAGCGATATTAATAGCCTTTCTAGTTGAGCCCTTTAGGGAAGTTTCGTTGGCTAGAAGGTCGAAGAGCAGGGGTAAAAAAGAGAACTTACTAATAATAGCGTCATCGTTATTCATCTTAATGTTCATCGGTGAAACCATTATCATGTTAGCACCTAGAGGAAGCGGTAGTAACGTCATATCGCGTGAGGAGCTGTTAAAGTACAGATACATTCCATCTCCATCTAACTTCACAGTGATGTTCTTCGGAGCATCAATAAAGGAATGTCCCTTATGTCCTGAAACGTTAAGCAACGTTACTCAAGCAATAAACTCCCTCAAGCGAAGCGAACTATTCTCTAATACCTCAATAGTTATGAAAGTATTCCAATGCAACGGATTCCCTAGCTGTCAAGATAAGGAAAGCCTAGTAAACTTCAAGCTCTACAGGGTCTCGCAAGTTCCACTCGTTATAATCTCATATAGAGGATTCCTCGTGCCAATAGACGTGGTAGGCATGTCCCCGCAAGAGATAGCTACCCTATTAGCCGCATGGTACCAAATACTCAAAGTGGCTTGGAAACCTCCGGCCAGAGGTCTAGTAGTCGCGTATTTCTATGATGGTAACCACACTAGTCCCTATTGGGACATAATAAAGAAGGAATTGGTCTCTAGGAACGTAACAGTGGTTGAATTCGGGTGTAAAAGCTATCCTTCCAATTGTACAAATAATATTGAAGCATACGCAACGATGCTGGCCTTGGGAATTTCTCCGAATAACCTACCTCTAATGTTGGTCTTCAAGGATTCGGCTATAGCATTGGAACTCCAACTTAAGGGTCCAGTCAATATAAATGAGATCGTTGAGAAGATTGAGACTCTAAAGGAAAGTTAAGTAACTTCGATCTTTTCGAGTGACTTGCCCCTAAGGGCGACCAGATCGCCTTTATCATTGAACAATATCTCATCATCAAGAATTAAGGGATAGTTGTCACACAGCGCGTACTTTGGGACTATCTCTTGCGCTTCTAGCTTAAATACGGCCACGCACCAAAGCTCGGTTTTATTCGATACTCTGTATCCAGATACTAATATCTCGTAACCTCTACTATCTATCAGTGTCACGTCCCTTAGAGGTTGAGAAGGCGTCTTAGGGTAGCCGTTGCTATCTATTGCAAGCATCCTGTTAACTTCGTTGTTGCCGCTTCCGCTCCTGAGTAATTCATATACCACGTGATCCTTTGCTAGGAGAGCATTGCCTACTATTCGGAAGGCGTTCCTTATTCGCATCTTTAGTCCATTACAGTCTATATAGTAACATTCGCTTTCGAAGCACTTGTAAGCTGTACCGGAAGGAGTAACTCCTTCAACCCTAATTGGAGTTCTCGCTATTACCTTTACGTTTCCTCGTTCATCTATCTCTAAGAGTTGGGTTCCCTTCGGAGTTACAACGAAAATCCTTAGCTTGGTTATTCCTCCACATCTGTTCGAGCGAACTGGTAAGACGTTTCCTAAATCGTTAACTATCGTTTTACCAGTAACTAAGTCTATTACATTTCTCGAATTCATGTCGTAAAAGGGAAGTACCTCGCCTGTCCACTTGACGTCGAAAAGCGTTCTACCGTATATCTTGTTTCCATTTACTTCAGCCACATCGTATCCTATGGATCGCTTTACAACTACTTTAGCGCCCTCACTATCTAGCTTAGCAATTAGGTATGGATAACTGTCGATTATGGATCGTCGAACGGTAATTTCCTCTCCTGATTCACTAATTAGAATGCTTTTTCCATTGCGGTAGAATAAGGCGTATATTTTCCCGTGCTCTCGGACAAGCAGAGCAGATGATTCATCGGCCTTTAACGTGATCACGCCCCTTCTCAGCCTCCCGCGCAGGTACTTGGTGCGGGGGGTGGGATTTGAACCCACGCAGGCCTACGCCATCGGGTCCTAAGCCCGACCCCTTTGGCCAGGCTCGGGCACCCCCGCACCCATCAGCATTCCAAAAATTCCGTTTTTAAGTGTTTGCCGAGAACGAAGAGGTTACTCAAACTTAATTTAATTTCAAACGGTCTCAAGTCTACTGAGGTGGATTCGTTGAGTGTTACCTTAGCAATAGGTTCTGGAGGAAAGGATACGGAAGACTTCGTAAAGAGATTCATTCTACCGCTCTTTAAGCTAAGAAGCTTGGGGGGAGTAGGCCTAGAGGACATGGAAGACGGTGCTACCATTCCAATTGGCGATGGAAAACATTTAGTAATCAGTATCGATAGCTACACTGTTAATCCGCCTTTCTTCCCTGGGGGTAACATAGGCAAGCTGGCTGCCTCCGGGTCCTTAAACGACGTCGCTGTCATGGGAGCGGAGCCGAAGGCTCTCATGGACGCAATTATAGTTGAAGAGGGTTTCCCTTTGAGGGATTTAAAGACCATATTAAATTCGATGGCTGAAGTAGCGAATTCCATGGACGTCGCGTTATTAGGCGGTGACACGAAGGTTATGCCTAAGGGAAGCATTGACAAGATAGTCATTGCTACCGTTGGAATAGGTATCGCTGAAGAACCCTTGCTAACTCTCGACCGGGCCCGTCCAGGGGACAAGATCATAGTAACCGGACCCGTTGGAGATCACGGAGCCACTATCCTGGCGCTCCAGTTCAACCTTAAAGTTGAGACGCTCAAAAGCGACGTCAGACCGATTTGGAGTGCAGTAAGGGCATTAAGGAAGTTCGGAGACAACTTGAGAAGCGCTAAGGACCCCACGAGAGGAGGTCTAGCGATGGCTTTAAACGAAATAGCCGAGAGATCGGGCAATAGCATAGTGGTCTACGAAGACGCAATACCAATGAAGAACGAAGTGAGGACCTATGCTGAAATGCTTGGGGTTGAACCTCTCGCTCTGGCTTCGGAAGGACAAGCAATTTTCGTAGTAGATCCATCTATAGAAGAAGAGGCGTTAGAGGCCTTAAGGAAGGAAGGCTACGAGGAAGCCAGGACTATAGGCGAGGTAAAGGGAGGCAAGAGCGGCTACGTTGTTCTAAAGACCCGGGTAGGAGGTCTAAGGATATTAGAAAAGCCCATAGGCGAACTAGTTCCTAGGATATGTTAATTTCCCTCTTACTGATGATATATGAGACATGGTTAGTCGGATTGTACGCGGAACAATCTTACAGGAGAAAGGTTGAGTTACTGAAAAGGAATGGATGTGTAATAATAGCTAGTCCATCTAATGTGAGGTGGTTAGTGGGCACGGAAGGAGGCATCGTTCTAATAGATGAAACGAAGGAAGTCATGGTCGCCCCGAAATTAGAACTAGATAGGATAAGGAAATCCGTCGAGTGGATAGAGGTAATAGAAGGCCCAAGAGGTTCTCTCTGGAAGAAAGTAAGAGATCTATGCAGTGGTCCATACTATGCGGACTTAGCCTATTTGAACTACTCTCAAGCCAATTCACTAGTAAGTGAATTTAAGGCGAAGGACGTCTCGAAAGAGATAGCGAGGCTAAGAAGGTCTAAGGACGAATACGAGCTTAAGACAATTAAGTCAGCCTTGAAAATAGCCGAAGATGCCTTCAAAATAACTTGGGAAGAGTTGAGAGAAGGCATTACGGAGCTTCAAGCCGCCGGCATACTTGAGATGCGCATGAGGGAATTAGGTGCTCAAGAATACGCGTTCAATACCATCTCAGCCTTCGGCGAGAACTCGGCGGAGCCTCATCACATACCAAGCGCTAGGAAGTGGGGCTTAAACGAGATCGCGCTCTTCGATTTCGGTGCCGTAGTGAATGGATTCCGAAGCGATATCACGAGAACGTTCGCACCAGATAGAAGATCTGAATGGATGATAGCTGTACTTGAGGCAGTCAACGAATCGATGAAGGCTGTGAGGGAAGGCGTTCGAGCCTCTGATATAGACGCAATAGCTAGAAACGTCTTGAAAGAGTACGGTTACGAGAAAGCGTTTATCCATGGTCTCGGACACGGTGTTGGGGCTGATATTCACGAACCACCTTATCTCTCGCCCTCATCTAACGACGTGCTAGTTGAAGGAGATGTAGTTACAATAGAGCCCGGCATTTACTTCCAAGGGGAAGGTGGAATTAGAGTAGAGCAAATGGTAGTAGTAAAGAGGAACGGCTGGGAAGTTTTAAACGAGCTTCCCGCATTATGGTATTGAAAAACATCACTTAACTATTAGCACGGGTCTATCGCTTAACCGAATAACCTTCTCAGAAGTGCTTCCAATTAACAACTTCTTTATACCACTATAACCGTGCGCACCTAGAATTATTACGTAGACGTCAAATTTCTTGGCATTTTCAACTATCTTCTCCGCAGGAGTACCGGCATCGATTACGCCTTCAGCTTCTATCCCACTTTCTTTCAACACGTTCACTGCCTCATTGATAACTTCCTTGGCTTTCTCCTCCAGCTCCTCAGCTATTTTACCGTGATATTCGCCGAAAAGTTCTGTTGCAACGTCGACGTTTATTACGTAAAGGACGTAGACTTTCGCGTTCAACTTCTTCGCGAAGTCTTTAGTGAAGTTCAGGGCGTCCTTTGAAGGCTTTGAACCATCGTAAGCCAGTAGAACCTTCTCCAAGATTCCAAACCTCCATAACGTTTATTGGAAATCTTACAAATATTTCTTTCGGTATACATATACAAATATATATTTACCGTACGGTAACAATATTAACCTTTATATACATGTATACGAAGAGATGGGTGCGGAGGTGGAGGTAGTGAGGAACATAGAGTTAACGGTGATTGTACCATACTTGATAATATACTTCGGAATGGCCGTACTCTTCGGCGGTCTAAAGGATGTTGCCGGAACACCGATTGCTGGCGGACTGACCGTTGGATTGCTCTACGCTTTGCTAATGTTCCCCATAACCTGGGGAACTGTTCTCCTATACACTTACCTAAGAGGTAAGGAGAGGAGGTGATAGGTATGTTCTCGATAGTAGCTCTCATAATGGTTATAGTAGTTGCTGCCGTAACTATGGGTATAGCTTGGTGGAGCTATAAAAGAGTGAGGAGCATTCAAGACTTCTACGCTGCTGGTAGATCCGTGCCGTGGATACTAATTGCGTGGGCATTGACTTCCAACTACCTCAGCGCCGCTTCCTTCTTGGGAGTGGCTGGAGGTATCAGTAACTTCGGGTTGGATAGAGTATGGGACCCTATAGGGTACTTCGCCGGATGGGTGCTCGTATTAGTAATCGCGGCTGAGTACATAAGGAAGATCGGTAAATTCACTGTGGCTGACGTACTGAACGAAAGATACGTAGGCTCTAAGGAGCTAAGAGCTTTAGCAATGATATCAACTGTAATTATTTCGACGTTCTACATGATACCACAAATGATTGGTGCAGGCTCTCTGATGAGCCTACTCCTCGACTGGCCCTATCACGTAGCTGTTGTAGTAGTTGGAGCAATAGTAGTACTAGTAGTCATGATGGGCGGTATAAGATCCACTGTATACAGCCAAGTGTTCCAAGCGCTCGTATTATGGTTCGCAATGCTAGCTATATTCCTAGGTTACCTAGCGTTCTTCGGCGGTCCTAGCGCGATAATCGATAAAGCCTATCAGGTACCACCACCGGCAATAGCTAAGAAACTGGTTTCCCAAGAGCTACTTAAGAGCTACGTGCCCTCCCTAGATAACATAAAGTTCACTGAAGCACTAGAGAAGAGTCTGCAACTGGCTGGTCAGATAATTGAGAAGAACCCGGATGTAATAAGACTCGTCCAACCTGGTGCGTTCGCTAGAGACATATGGAACCAGTTGAGCTTGGCCTTAGGTATAATACTAGGAACCATGGGCCTGCCACACATTCTAATCTACTTCTATACGGTACCGAGACCCGAAGATGCAAGGAAGGGAACGGTTGGAGCGATATTCAACATAGGTCTGTTCTACCTATTCTCTATATTCGTTGGATTCGCCGCCGGTACAGTGCTCTTCTCATTGATAACCTACTGGCTCGTGACCGGCTACGCTCCGTGGGCAAAGAACATGCCAGTGGTCGTAAGTGGAAAGATATTGGGTGGTGAATTCCTCATGGGTCTAGCCGCTGCTGGAGCATTCGCTGCGATCCTCTCAACCGTAGGAGGTCTAATGGTGGCCGCAACAAACAGCGTCGCATATGATCTCTATACAAACATAATAAAGAGAGGAGAGGCTAGTGAAGAGGAACAACTCCTCGTGGCCAGGATAGTAGCAATAATAGTTGGTGCAATAGCGATAATAGGTGGACTAGTCCTAAAGGGATTCGACGTATCCTACTTAGTAGTCCTAGCGTTCGGTATCGCCGCCAGCTCCTTCGCAACTACTCTAATAATGACCTTATGGTGGAAAGACTTCACTAGGCAAGGAGCTCTAGCGTCAATGTTGGTAGGTCTAATAGTAGCAGTTCTATTCGTATTACTGAGACTAGGGGGTGCCAAGGCCTT is a genomic window containing:
- a CDS encoding universal stress protein — encoded protein: MEKVLLAYDGSKPSKDALNFTKDFAKKLNAKVYVLYVINVDVATELFGEYHGKIAEELEEKAKEVINEAVNVLKESGIEAEGVIDAGTPAEKIVENAKKFDVYVIILGAHGYSGIKKLLIGSTSEKVIRLSDRPVLIVK
- a CDS encoding DUF485 domain-containing protein, which translates into the protein MEVVRNIELTVIVPYLIIYFGMAVLFGGLKDVAGTPIAGGLTVGLLYALLMFPITWGTVLLYTYLRGKERR
- a CDS encoding cation acetate symporter; the protein is MFSIVALIMVIVVAAVTMGIAWWSYKRVRSIQDFYAAGRSVPWILIAWALTSNYLSAASFLGVAGGISNFGLDRVWDPIGYFAGWVLVLVIAAEYIRKIGKFTVADVLNERYVGSKELRALAMISTVIISTFYMIPQMIGAGSLMSLLLDWPYHVAVVVVGAIVVLVVMMGGIRSTVYSQVFQALVLWFAMLAIFLGYLAFFGGPSAIIDKAYQVPPPAIAKKLVSQELLKSYVPSLDNIKFTEALEKSLQLAGQIIEKNPDVIRLVQPGAFARDIWNQLSLALGIILGTMGLPHILIYFYTVPRPEDARKGTVGAIFNIGLFYLFSIFVGFAAGTVLFSLITYWLVTGYAPWAKNMPVVVSGKILGGEFLMGLAAAGAFAAILSTVGGLMVAATNSVAYDLYTNIIKRGEASEEEQLLVARIVAIIVGAIAIIGGLVLKGFDVSYLVVLAFGIAASSFATTLIMTLWWKDFTRQGALASMLVGLIVAVLFVLLRLGGAKALGPIPVLVQPALYSVPASFIAGIVVSKLTSEKGKEGFLEEIHS